From the Deinococcus gobiensis I-0 genome, the window AGGCGAAGGAAGGGCAGACAACAGCAGCGGAAAATGGCGTGCGCCATGATGAACGGTTCTCCTCACGGTCGGGTGGGGAGGTCCAGATGGAGCGCGTCCCCGGCGGCGGCAGTGCGAGAAGGGGCGCGTGGATTCACCGCGTGACCTTCCCTCTTGGTCCCGTACCGGCGGTTCATCGTTGACCTGTCCGGTGGGCTGGCCTTGGCACCGTGACGCGATGGGGTCCGGTTGCCGCGCCGTCTGCGAGCCAGGTCTCTCGGGCGCTCTGAAGTGGGTCGGCTCCGTGCGGGAGCTGACCGTCAGGGTAGCGCCCGGGGCCGCCGGGGGTCAAGCCGGCCGGCGCGGAGGGCCCCAGTGTGGCCTAACCGACGACATCTGAGCAGACGTTTCAACTACACTCCGGGGGTCGGCCACATCCCGCTCACATGTTCACGGTCCCGCCGCCCGGTCGGCTGGCCCCTTCTGGAGGCTTATGAACCGTCTTTCCCTTACGCTCGGTACGTTGGGCCTCGCGCTGCTGGCCGCCTGCGGCAGCACGGACGTCCCGGTGACTCCCCCCGCCCCGACCGACTTCTCGGGCCTCAAGCTGCTCGCGCCCGGCCAGCAGGGCACGCTGCGCACCGACCTCAAGGTCAACATCGTGTTCGTGGGCTACCGCCAGACCTCGCCGGGACAGGTGGCGACCGCGCGGCAGGTGAGCACGGGCGACTTCGACCGGATCCTGCCGGCCTCGTCCAGCCCGATTGCCCGTATTCCCAGCGCCTACGGCCGCACCGAGCCGACCGGCAACGACTTCAGCTACAAGTACAACTACGTCTTCGCCGACCAGAGCTTCGAGGACGACTTCTTCAAGTACGTGGGGAGCGCCGGTGAGGCGAAGGCCGTGACCTACTACCAGCAGCTCTACAACTGCCAGAACGATGTGGACCCCAAGACGGGCGACCCCACCTGCGCGGCCCCCGCCGGCAACATCAACCGCGAGATCACCGGCAATTACGAGATCGACGCCCTGAAGACCGAGAACTGGCTGGCCGACAACGTGGCCCGCGTGGGCGTGAAGCCCGGCGAGTACACCGTATTCCTGGTGAACTGGTACGACCGCCCCGACTTCAAGTTCCACAGCTACACCCGCACCGAGGCGGCCGACAGCGACACCGGCACGAAGTTCGGCGAGCGCGCCAGCCGCCGCCTCGTGGCCTGGGGCGGCAGCGTGCGCGAGAACGCCGCCGCGCAGCGCGTGTGGTTCTACGACCTCTCGGCCAACCCCGACCCCTGGACAAGCGCCTACGACATCACCAACCAGGACACCGACGGCGACAAGGTGGCCGACTACCGCATGCCGCCCATCTGGGACTACGGCACCCGCAAGGCCAGCCTGGGCTACGGGCGCAAGGTCAGCCCCGACCTCGCCCTGGTGACGCGCTATGTGGCCCTGAACCTGCTGTTCACGCCCAGCCCCATCTACCGCGTGGCCCTGACGCCCCCGCACCTGCCCGAGGACATCCAGCTCGACCTGCATGTCGAACAGGGCGACCAGGCCGCCGCGCAGGGCCGGGTGCTCAAGCCCGACCTCGTACAGAGCCGCGTGTCGGTGCTGCAACCCTTCGCCAAGTTCTCGAACACGGTCAGGAGCACGGCGCTGAGCGGCGACCTGGCCGACGTGTACAAGTGCTTTTTCGCCGACACCAGCATTCCCGAGGACATCTGCTCGCCGAACTACGCCGACGCGACCGGCGAGCGCCTGTTCCAGTTCGGCGTGAACGAGCTGCGCGCCAGCTACGCGAACACCCCGGCCGGACGCTACCTGCTGCCGGTATACCTGTTCAACGACGACGCCGACGCCCAGGGCGGGCTGCTGGGCATCGCCTACGACGACGGTGAGACCGGCACCCAGAGCTTCGTGTACTCGTTCCTGACGCCGGGGCTCTTCAAGGCCGGCTACGGCTTCACCGACACGACCACGCACGAGGTCGGCCACCACCTGAGCCTCTCGCACCCGCACGACGGCTACGACAGCGAGAGCGACACCTCCTACGGCCCCAGCGGCCCCTTCGCTTTCGCCAACCTGGGCGACGAAAGCGCCAGCGTCATGTCGTACAACGACCTGTCGCGCGGCTTCGGGCAGTTCAACCTCGACAGCCAGTACCGTTACCTGACGGCCGCCTACCTGACCAATGCCAACGCCGTGCTGCAACTCGCGCGCCAGGGTGGCAAGGAGAGCAGCGTGGCGGCCGCGGCCACCAGCGCCGACAGCCTCTTCGCGCAGGCCGAGACCAAGTACGACGCGCTGTCCTATCTCGAAGCGGCCCAGCTCGCCCACCAGGGCTACCGTCAGGTGCTGGACGCCGCGCAGGCGGCCGGGGTGAAGGTCGAGGGCTACAAGTGGTACCAGAACCTCAACGGCCTCTCGGCCCAGGCGCTCGCCGCCAAACCGCGCTACAGCCGCACCTTCCTGCCGCAGAAGGGCGCCGTGGTCTTTCCCGAGGAAACCCGCGCCCAGCGCCTCAAGCGTCTGGCGAACTGATTCCGTAACGCAGGGCGGCCACCCCGGACGAGGTGGCCGCTCTGCGGTTATGGCGTCTGCGGGGTGGGCGCTTACTTCAGGATTTCGTCGCGCGTGACGTTCAGGTACACGGCCACCTCGTCCATGCTCTCGACCTGCGACAGCTGGACGTAGTAGTGCTGGCCGTCGGTGCTGTCGTTCTTGGTCAGCTTGAGCTGGTCCGCGCCTTCCATGTGGTCCACCGTGCCGACGTGCTCGCCATTCACGTCCTTGACCTGAAGGTGCTCGCCTTCCTTGGCGAGGCGATCCTTGAGGTCCTGGGCGATGCGGTCGCTGATCTGGGTGTCTTGCGTCATGAGGTCAGGCTAGGGGCCACACGTGGCCATCAGATGACAGTCAGCTTCAGGCAGGCATTACGCGGCCTTGAGGGAACAGTTAGGTGGGCTGGCCGGAAATCAGGCGCCGGGCCGGGGCGGCAGCTGTCCGGCGATGATCTGCGCGGCGCGGGCCGGCGTCAGCTCGGCGGTGTTCAGACGAAGGGCGTCGGCGGGGGCGGGTTGCTGGCCCACATCTTCCAGCAGACGACTCAGGGCCGCCGGATCACGCAGTTTGAGGCGCTCGCGGCGCTCGGGCCGGTCCATGCGTCGGGCGAGTTCGGCAGGGGCGCAGTCCAGCCACACCGGCACGAACTGCGCTCCGCGCGCCAGCGCCAGCCCCCGGAAACGCTCGACGAAGGCCGCCTCCCGCTCGCCGCGCCCCAGGTACATCGTGAAGATGTGGCTGACCTCCGGGGGCGCGGCAGCCACCGCCGCGAGCACCACGTCGCGCACCTGCCGCGTATAGGTCCAGACCTCGGGCGGTAGAGGGCGCACCCCGTCGGCCCCGAAGGCCGCAAACACCGGATCGTTGATGAGGTGGTTGTCGAGCAGCGCCGCCCCCGTCAGCCGCGCCAGTTCCAGCCCCACCGTGCGCTTGCCGCTGCCAGGCGGTCCGACGAGCAGGAAGAGCCTGGAGTGGCCCTGAGCCGGCGCGGTCACTGCGGCCCCCACGCCCACAGGATCAGGTCGCCGTCGTCGGCGGTCCAGCCGGTGCCGACGCGCACGAAGCCGGTCTTTTCCAGCACGCGCCCGCTGGCGGCGTTGCCCGTGGCCGTCTGCGCCGTCAGGCGCCGCACGCCGTCCATCCCGCGCAGAAAGTCGCACAGAGCGGCCACGGCCTCGGTCGCGTAACCCTGCCCCCAGGACTCGGGGCCAAAACCGTAACCGATCTCCAGGTCGCCCGCCGCATCCGGCTCGCCCTTCGCGCCGAGCTGGCCGATGACCTCGCCGTCCCCGCGCCCCACCGCCACGAAGGTCGTGGCCGCCTCGGCCCGCCCGGAGGTCGTCAGTTCCCGCAGCAGCGCCGGAAAGATCGCCAGCGCGTCGCCGGGCCACTCGGGGCCGAAGTGGACCGTCCACTCGCCTTCAGGACCCTGGTCGTCGAGCATGAACTCGGCGCGCTCCAGGCGGCGCTCGATCATCTCGCGGCTCAGGGGCAGCAGCCGCAGCCGGGGCGTGTTCAGGACGGGCATGGGGGGCAGCATACGGCGGGGCGCGCCGGGTTCACTCGCCCGGATCAGTTCAGCGCATTGACCGTGTCGAAGGTCGCCTCGTGGCGGTTCTCGCGCTCGGCGTAGCGCAGGAACTTGACCCGCTCGATGACGATCTCGCTCGCTTCCGGGTGCTCGGCCAGCAGGCGCATCGTTTCCGCGATGTACTCGTTCAGCGGCAACGCCTGCGGGTTGGCCGACTGACCGGGCGTGAGTTCGGTGGCGACCAGTGGCGGCACAAGTTCGATGACCTGGGTGCTGGTGCCTCTGAGCAGCGCCCCGAGCGACTGCGAATACGAGTGCAGGGCAGCTTTGGTGGCGCTGTACGTCGCCGTGTCTGCGCGGGGCACGTAGGCCAGACCGGAAGTCACGTTGAGCACGGCGGCGCGGGCCTGCGGGTCCGCCTGCGCCTGCCCGTGAAAATGGGCTAGGGCCGCGTTGGTCAGGCGGATGGGGCCCAGCAGGTTGGTGACGATGGTGGCTTCGGCCGCGTCCAGCATTTCGGGCAGGGCCCGCACGCTCTCGGTCCGCATGATGCCTGCGTTGTTGACGAGCACGTTCAGCGCCGGAAAGTCGCGGATGACCTGCGCCATCACGCTGCGGATGGATTCGGCATCATCCACGTCGAGCCGGACCGACTTCATGCCGGGGTTGGCCGCCGTGACCTCGTCGAGCGCCTGCTGCCTGCGGCCCGCGATGATGACCGTATTACCGAGCCTATGAAACGCCTCGGCCAGACCCCGTCCGATGCCCGAACCCCCACCGGTTATAAGGATGGTATTGCCTGTCAGATTCATGAGATTCCTCCTGGCAACGAGTGTAGGCAGGTCACTCTCTATTGAGAAGTAGGCACCCAGAAGTTCTATACTTACCCAGAGGAGAGTGGCGATCTGATGGAGTCTCGGCAGGTGGAGAGACAGGCCGCGCCGGATACGGAGCCTTCGGTGCGTCAGCCTGGGCCGGAGATCGAACTGCTGGTCCGGGACATGATCGGGCGGGTGGCCGACAAGTGGACCATGTTGATCCTGGAGGAGCTGGCCGAGCACGGCACGCTGCGTTTTACCCGGCTGGGTGACCTCGTGGGCGACATCAGCCAGAAGATGCTGACCAAAACCCTGCGGCAGCTGGAGAGTGACGGCTTGGTGCTGCGCACGGTGCATCCGGTCATTCCGCCGCATGTCGATTACCGGCTGACCGAGCTGGGCCTCAGCCTGAGCGAGGCGTTCTGCGGCGTCTGGGAGTGGGCCGAGAAGTACCACGCTCAGGTGGCGCAGGCCAGGCAGGACTTCCAGTCGGCAGCGCTCCCCCGGAGTTCGGGAAGGGCGGTTGCGGCGCAGGACACGGACTCCGGCACCTGATGGAGTGATGCGAAGGTTGGCCTGAACAGCCGGATGCCTTTGCAGAAGCGCACAAAGCTTGTCTATGACGGTTCCTTGGTCCGCAGCAGCTTTTAAAAAGCCGTGTAGAACGGCAGCGACAGCGCGTCGGGCTCCGGGCCCGGCGACCCGGCGCTCTCCGACAGAACACCGACCCGCACACGCCAGACAGACGAGATGCCGAGCAGGCAGGGCAGGCGCGCCATGTGGGGATGGATGGGCCTGTGGGCGCTGCCGAGACCGAATCCGGCGGTGCCGCGTCCGGTCCCTCACCCCATGCCCCGAGCGGCTATCCTGGGCAGGATGACGAAAGACGGCGGCAAGAAAGACAACAAGGCGGCGCAGTACGGCGTGACGCCCCAGAGTGTGGACTTCAACGACTGGTACAACGAGGTCGTGAAGAAGGCCGACCTGGCCGACAACTCCCCGGTGGCGGGCGCGATGGTCGTGCGGCCCTACGGCAGCGCGCTGTGGGAAAACGTCGTGCGCTGGCTCGACGACCGCTTCAAGGCGACGGGGCACGAATCGCTGATCTTCCCGACCCTGATCCCCATGAACTTCATCATGAAGGAGGCGGACCATGTCGAGGGTTTCGCGCCCGAGCTGTTCACGGTGAACAAGATCGGCACCGAGGAACTGGCCGAGCCCTACGTCATGCGCCCCACCTCCGAGACGATCATCGGGCACATGTGGAGCGGCTGGCTCAACTCCTACCGTGACCTGCCCTTCCTGCACTACCAGTGGGGCAGCGTGTTCCGCGCCGAGCTGCGCACCAAGGCCTTCCTGCGCACCTCCGAGTTCTACTGGCACGAGGGCCACACCGCCCACGCCGACGAGGCCGAGGCGCGCGCCGAAGTGCGGACGATCCTGGACCTGTACCACGAGTTCTGCCGCGACGTGCTGGCCCTGCCGGTGGTGCGCGGCGAGAAGACCGCCTCCGAGCGCTTCGCCGGGGCGGTCTCCACCTACTCCATCGAGGGCATGATGCGCGACGGCAAGGCCTTGCAGTCGGGCACCAGCCACTACCTGGGCCAGAACTTCTCCAAGGCCTTCGACGTGAAGTTCCAAACGCGCGAGCAGAAGGAAGAGTTCGCCCACACGACCTCCTGGGCCATCTCCAGCCGCATCATCGGGGCGATCATCATGACGCACGGCGACGACGCCGGACTGATCATGCCGCCGCGCATCGCGCCCATCCAGGTCGTGGTCATTCCGGTGGGCCGCAAGGACAACTTCGACGAGATGGTCGCGGAAGGCGAAAAGCTCGCCGCCGAGCTGCGCGCCCAGGGCCTGCGCGTGAAGGTGGACAAGCGCGACGGCGTGACCAACGGCTTCAAGTACAACGACTGGGAGCTCAAGGGCGTGCCGGTGCGCATCGAACTCGGCCCCCGCGACCTAGAGAGCGGCGTGGTCGTGGTGAAAAACCGCAACAGCGCCGAGAAGGAGACCCTGCCCCGCGCCGAGGCCGTGGCCGGCATGGCGGCCCGCCTGGACGGCGTCCACGACTGGCTGCTGAAGCGGGCGACCGACTTCATGCTGGAGAACACGGTCACGGTGGACACCTACGAGGACTTCAAGGCGGCCATCGAGGCGGGCAAGTGGGTGCGCGCCTTCCACTGCGGCGACCCCGAGAGCGAGCGCCAGATCAAGGAAGACACCAAGGCGACCGCCCGCAACGTGCCCCTGGACGACGCCGAATTCTTCGCCGAGGCCGAGGAGGGCGTGTGCGTACATACCGGCAAGCCCGCCGCCTACGGCAAGCGCGTGATCTTCGGCCGCCAGTACTGAGAGGAGGCTGCGGGAGATCTGGTGTGGATACGGCGCCGGGACTGTAGAAACGTCTCTCCTCCCCAGCTTTCATTCCAGACCAGAAGAAACAGGCTCCCGCGTCGCGCCGGAGCCTGTTTCTTTTGCCTTTCCCAGTTCCCACCCACTACACCCCGCTTCCATACTGACGCCATGACCTCCGACTCTGCCCTGCGGCGCCATGTCCGCGACCTGCTCACCAAGGCGCAGGCCCACCTGATGTTCGACGACGTGATCAGGGATTTTCCCCTGGCCCGCCTGAACGAGCGGAGAGACGGTCTGCCCTATTCGGCCTTCGAGGTGCTGTGGCACCTGCGGTTCACGCAGCGCGACATCCTGAATTTCGTGCGGGAGGAGCCTTATGAGGAGGTGGCGTGGCCCGCCGCCTACTGGCCCCACCGCCAGGACGCGACCGAGGCCGAGTGGCACGCCGAGGTGGCGGCCTTCCGGGCCGACCTCGCCGCCCTGCTGGCCCTGCTCGACGACCCGCGGACCGACCTGTTCGCCGTGGTCCCCAACGGGCAGCCCCCGCAGGGCGAGGGGCAGACCTGGCTGCGGGAATTTCTGCTGGTGGCCGACCACAACGCCTACCACCTGGGCACGTTGACGGTGCTGCGCAGGCTGCTCGACGGGGCCTGAACGCCGCGCGCGCCGAGCATCCCTCAGCGTTCGCCGGCCACCCGCCGGAGCTGTCCGGCGGCGTCCTCGGAGACGGAGCCGCCGTGGTACGTCTGGATGACCCGGACCGCGCCGGAGTGCTCGGCCAGTCGCCGTACGCTCTGCCGGGCGAGGGACTGGTCGGGCGTGAACTGCGGGTTGAAGCTGTTGAGGGTCCCGTCCTCACTGGTCAGGGCGTCTCCCGTGATCAGGACGCCGTCCTGCTCGACCAGAAAACTGGTGTGCCCGACCGTGTGGCCGGGGGTCGCCAGCACGCGCACGCCGCCCGCCAGGGGCAGCACCTCGCCGTCTCCGAGCACACGGCTGACCCGGATATCCGGGAGCCCCGAGAGCGGGGGCGTGCCGGGGCGTTTCTGCGGGGCCTGCTCGCCCTGCACGAAAGGCACCTCGGCGGCCGAGGCCCAGACCTGCGCGCCGCTCTCGCGCACCACGTCGGGCAGCAGACCGATATGGTCGAGGTCGTGGTGCGTGACCAGCACCCGCCGGACGTCGCCCAGGGCCACCCCCTCGGCCTGGAGGGCCGCGCGCAGCAGCTCCAGCATGCCCGGAAAGCCGGTGTCCACCAGGGTCGGGCCCTCCACCGGGTCCAGGATCAGGGACAGGTGCAGGGTCATCGGCGTGCCCGAGGGCGGGGTGGCCTTCAGGGCGATGTCGCGGACATGTTGACTCAGGGACATAGGGGGAGGCTAGGCAGCCCGGCGCGTCCGGGCAAGAGCCGACCTTCGCCGTTTCTTCAGGTCGCGCGCCGGGTAGAAGGCCGGTGAGCGGCCGGGGCGGCGGGCGTCCGGGTCACGCTCGTCAGGACGCTGCGGTACTCGCCGGGCGTGATGAGGCCCATCGCCATGGCGTGGCTCGCGGCGTTCAGGCTGTCGGCCGCCAGCACGAGGTCCACCCCGGCCCCGCGCACCTGCTCGCGCAGCTGCATGACGGCGGCGTCGGTGCCCGCGTCGCTCACGTCGCGGATGTACACGGCCAGCACCCGCCCCGGATGGCGCTGCACGACCTCCGAATAGATGACCGGGTCCTGCTCGCCGCTGTCGCCCACCAGCACGAACTTCAGGTCCGGGTAACGCTTGAACAGCCGCTCGATGATCTCGTGCTTGTAGCTGCCGTGCCCGCCCAGCAGGTCCACGCCCCAGTTGCGCAGGAAGAGCGGCCCCAGCGGAATACGCCGGTAGTCCAGAAACTGCCACAGCAGGTCGAAGAAGTTCCACGGGCTGCTCGACACGTAGAAGATCGGGTTGCGGCCCGCGCCCTCGCGGGTCAGGGCGCGGTACAGGGCACCGACGCCGGGAAAGGGCGCGCGGGTACGGGCGTTGCCGGTGAGCACGGTCATGAGCATGCGCGGCAGGCTGGTCACGTCCGACTGCAGGACCGTGTCGTCGAGGTCGCTGATGATGCCGAAGCGCGCCTGCTCGACCACCTGCGCGCGCCCCAGCGCCGCCAGCTCACGGCCCTCGACACTCAGGGCGACCTCGTGCCAGCCGCCCGCCAGCGGCTCGGCCGGACGGAAGGTCAGGGTGAAATACCCGTCGGAGTCGCTGACCGCCCGTGCCAGGGCGTCGCCCAGCCGCCCCACGACCTCCACCCCGCTGACCTCGCGCGAGAACATGCGCCGCAGGATGTTGCCGAAGTTGCGCCAGCGCGGGTCGGCCTTGCGGGGGGGCTTGAGGGTCCGGGGCAGCAGCACGCGGCCGGTCAGCTCGACGGTGTGCGGGGTGCCCCAGCCCACGTAGGGCTGAAGCAGCAGCTGCCCCCGGCGGCGGCGCGGCTGCAGAACGCGGCTGATGCCCCGGTCGGCGGCGAGCACGGCCCGCTCGAGGACAGGAAGCAGCAGCTTGAACAGCGTCTTGGCCGGATTCACCCGCACAGTGTAAACACCGCCTCCCCCCGGAGCCGCTCAGGCTTCACTTAGGCTTGCCGGGACCGGCGCGGCCCTCGGGTCAGGGCCGCGCCGAATGCCCGTAGCGCCGGGCGATGACCACGCGGCGCACCAGCACGTCCCCCAGCCCCGGCCACAGGGCGTCCAGCAGCGCGAGCAGACGGTAGATGCGCGGCACGACGACCTCGCGCCGGGGGCGCAGCAGCACCCCGGCGACCGCCCGGGCGACCACCTCCGGCCCCGGCATGGGCAGCCGGGCGCCCGCCGTCATCTCGCTTTTCACGAAGCCCGGCGCGACCAGGCTGACCTCGACCCCACTGCCCAGCAGCTCGCGGCGCAGCGCCAGCGAAAACCCCCGCAGCCCGAACTTGCTCGCGCTGTACAGGCCCTGGGTCGCCACCCGGCCCGCCACCGACCCGATGTTCACGACGTGGCCCGAGCCCCGCGCGCGCATCTCGGGCAGCACCAGCCGCGTCATCTCGACGGGCGACTCCAGATTCACGCGCAGCACCCGCAGCGGATCGGGATCGTCCCACCACCAGCCGCGCTCGATGGTCACGCCCGCGTTGTTGATCAGGATGTCGATGCGCCCGAACTGCGCGTGGGCCGCCGCCACCAGGGCGCGGCGCGAGGCGGCGTCGGTCACGTCGGTGGGCACTGCCAGCACCCGCGCGCCGCTGGGGTCGAGTTCGCGGGCCAGAGCGGCCAGCTCGCCTTCGCGCCGCGCCGCGAGCACGAGCGCGTAGCCGTGCGCGGCGAGTTCGTGGGCCGTCGCGCGCCCGATCCCGCTCGACGCCCCGGTCAGGACCACGACCGGCCGTCCCCTGCCCGTGCCTTGTTCAGCTGTCATGCCCGATGCTACCCGGTCGGGCCCCCCAGGACCGGCCCCGCGCCGGCCGGGGCCTCCTGCGGCCGTCCTCAGCCGCGCATCAGGCTGGGGCGCGAGACTGCGGGCATGTCCGCCTTCTCCCGCCGCCTGGGGCTGCTCCTGCTGGCTGGCCTGCTGTCGGCCGGCGCGCGCCCAGTCGCCCAGACCGTCCCGGCCACACCCGTGGCCCCGGCCCTGCCCGAGCTGTCTCCCCTGCCCCCGCGCCCAGCGACCCTGCCCGCGCTGACGCCCACCTCTACCCTGACGCCCGTCCCGGCCGCCACGCCGGCGTCCCCGGCACTGCCCGCAGGCTTCGTCGCCACACCGACCGACCCACTGTACGCGCGGCAGTGGAACCTGCGGGCCATCCGCGCGGGCGGGGCGTGGGCGCTGCTGCGGGGCCAGACACTGGCGCCAGTCACGGTGGCGGTGCTGGACACCGGCTACGTGCCCTCGGCCGAGCTGGGGGCCCGCCTCGTGCCGGGCTACGACTTCGTGTCGGACCCGGCCCGCTCGGGTGACGGCGACGGCCGCGACCGCGACCCGGCGGCGCTGGGGGCCTACGCCTACCACGGCGAGGTGATCGCCGGGATCGTCGCGGCGGCGCACGACGGGCGGGGCATGGCGGGCCTGGACCCACAGGCCCGCGTGCTGGCCGTGCGCGTGGCGGGCACCGACGGCATGATCGCCCCGCAGGACCTCGCCGACGCCCTGCGCTGGGCCGCCGGACTGCCGGTGGCGGGCGTACCGGCCAACCCCGCCCCCGCCCGCATCCTGAACCTCAGCCTGTACGCCGACTTCGTGCCACTCACCGGCTGCGACGCCCGCGTGCAGGCGGCGGTCGACGCCGTGACGGCGCGCGGAGCCCTGGTCGTCGCCGGGGCGGCCAACGACGGAGCCGACAGCCGGGGCTACTCGCCGGCCGGCTGCCGCAATGTCCTGACCGTCACCAGCGCCACCG encodes:
- a CDS encoding DinB family protein codes for the protein MTSDSALRRHVRDLLTKAQAHLMFDDVIRDFPLARLNERRDGLPYSAFEVLWHLRFTQRDILNFVREEPYEEVAWPAAYWPHRQDATEAEWHAEVAAFRADLAALLALLDDPRTDLFAVVPNGQPPQGEGQTWLREFLLVADHNAYHLGTLTVLRRLLDGA
- a CDS encoding App1 family protein, with translation MNPAKTLFKLLLPVLERAVLAADRGISRVLQPRRRRGQLLLQPYVGWGTPHTVELTGRVLLPRTLKPPRKADPRWRNFGNILRRMFSREVSGVEVVGRLGDALARAVSDSDGYFTLTFRPAEPLAGGWHEVALSVEGRELAALGRAQVVEQARFGIISDLDDTVLQSDVTSLPRMLMTVLTGNARTRAPFPGVGALYRALTREGAGRNPIFYVSSSPWNFFDLLWQFLDYRRIPLGPLFLRNWGVDLLGGHGSYKHEIIERLFKRYPDLKFVLVGDSGEQDPVIYSEVVQRHPGRVLAVYIRDVSDAGTDAAVMQLREQVRGAGVDLVLAADSLNAASHAMAMGLITPGEYRSVLTSVTRTPAAPAAHRPSTRRAT
- a CDS encoding winged helix-turn-helix transcriptional regulator, translated to MRQPGPEIELLVRDMIGRVADKWTMLILEELAEHGTLRFTRLGDLVGDISQKMLTKTLRQLESDGLVLRTVHPVIPPHVDYRLTELGLSLSEAFCGVWEWAEKYHAQVAQARQDFQSAALPRSSGRAVAAQDTDSGT
- the proS gene encoding proline--tRNA ligase, yielding MTKDGGKKDNKAAQYGVTPQSVDFNDWYNEVVKKADLADNSPVAGAMVVRPYGSALWENVVRWLDDRFKATGHESLIFPTLIPMNFIMKEADHVEGFAPELFTVNKIGTEELAEPYVMRPTSETIIGHMWSGWLNSYRDLPFLHYQWGSVFRAELRTKAFLRTSEFYWHEGHTAHADEAEARAEVRTILDLYHEFCRDVLALPVVRGEKTASERFAGAVSTYSIEGMMRDGKALQSGTSHYLGQNFSKAFDVKFQTREQKEEFAHTTSWAISSRIIGAIIMTHGDDAGLIMPPRIAPIQVVVIPVGRKDNFDEMVAEGEKLAAELRAQGLRVKVDKRDGVTNGFKYNDWELKGVPVRIELGPRDLESGVVVVKNRNSAEKETLPRAEAVAGMAARLDGVHDWLLKRATDFMLENTVTVDTYEDFKAAIEAGKWVRAFHCGDPESERQIKEDTKATARNVPLDDAEFFAEAEEGVCVHTGKPAAYGKRVIFGRQY
- a CDS encoding SDR family oxidoreductase yields the protein MNLTGNTILITGGGSGIGRGLAEAFHRLGNTVIIAGRRQQALDEVTAANPGMKSVRLDVDDAESIRSVMAQVIRDFPALNVLVNNAGIMRTESVRALPEMLDAAEATIVTNLLGPIRLTNAALAHFHGQAQADPQARAAVLNVTSGLAYVPRADTATYSATKAALHSYSQSLGALLRGTSTQVIELVPPLVATELTPGQSANPQALPLNEYIAETMRLLAEHPEASEIVIERVKFLRYAERENRHEATFDTVNALN
- a CDS encoding DUF2171 domain-containing protein codes for the protein MTQDTQISDRIAQDLKDRLAKEGEHLQVKDVNGEHVGTVDHMEGADQLKLTKNDSTDGQHYYVQLSQVESMDEVAVYLNVTRDEILK
- a CDS encoding GNAT family N-acetyltransferase, whose translation is MPVLNTPRLRLLPLSREMIERRLERAEFMLDDQGPEGEWTVHFGPEWPGDALAIFPALLRELTTSGRAEAATTFVAVGRGDGEVIGQLGAKGEPDAAGDLEIGYGFGPESWGQGYATEAVAALCDFLRGMDGVRRLTAQTATGNAASGRVLEKTGFVRVGTGWTADDGDLILWAWGPQ
- a CDS encoding AAA family ATPase, encoding MTAPAQGHSRLFLLVGPPGSGKRTVGLELARLTGAALLDNHLINDPVFAAFGADGVRPLPPEVWTYTRQVRDVVLAAVAAAPPEVSHIFTMYLGRGEREAAFVERFRGLALARGAQFVPVWLDCAPAELARRMDRPERRERLKLRDPAALSRLLEDVGQQPAPADALRLNTAELTPARAAQIIAGQLPPRPGA
- a CDS encoding S8 family serine peptidase codes for the protein MSAFSRRLGLLLLAGLLSAGARPVAQTVPATPVAPALPELSPLPPRPATLPALTPTSTLTPVPAATPASPALPAGFVATPTDPLYARQWNLRAIRAGGAWALLRGQTLAPVTVAVLDTGYVPSAELGARLVPGYDFVSDPARSGDGDGRDRDPAALGAYAYHGEVIAGIVAAAHDGRGMAGLDPQARVLAVRVAGTDGMIAPQDLADALRWAAGLPVAGVPANPAPARILNLSLYADFVPLTGCDARVQAAVDAVTARGALVVAGAANDGADSRGYSPAGCRNVLTVTSATEAGTRPAYANWGRSVALAAPGGEPGHGVVVSSVSGPGGVREPNGTSFAAPHASGVAALLLAVRPGLTPAALRDLLTRTATPFAGGRCDPDALKSCGSGTLNAEAALRAALALPAGNRTGR
- a CDS encoding MBL fold metallo-hydrolase, with the protein product MSLSQHVRDIALKATPPSGTPMTLHLSLILDPVEGPTLVDTGFPGMLELLRAALQAEGVALGDVRRVLVTHHDLDHIGLLPDVVRESGAQVWASAAEVPFVQGEQAPQKRPGTPPLSGLPDIRVSRVLGDGEVLPLAGGVRVLATPGHTVGHTSFLVEQDGVLITGDALTSEDGTLNSFNPQFTPDQSLARQSVRRLAEHSGAVRVIQTYHGGSVSEDAAGQLRRVAGER
- a CDS encoding SDR family NAD(P)-dependent oxidoreductase, which encodes MTAEQGTGRGRPVVVLTGASSGIGRATAHELAAHGYALVLAARREGELAALARELDPSGARVLAVPTDVTDAASRRALVAAAHAQFGRIDILINNAGVTIERGWWWDDPDPLRVLRVNLESPVEMTRLVLPEMRARGSGHVVNIGSVAGRVATQGLYSASKFGLRGFSLALRRELLGSGVEVSLVAPGFVKSEMTAGARLPMPGPEVVARAVAGVLLRPRREVVVPRIYRLLALLDALWPGLGDVLVRRVVIARRYGHSARP